The nucleotide window CAGGTACATGGTTTGCATCAGCACCATTTCTGCTGCATATGCTTTTCTTGCAACTATGGCCTCATGGATCAGATGCTTGGTGACTAAAGCTTGGCTTTTCTTTGTCTCTGACCAGGTTCATCTTCTTTGCCCTTCTTTGTCcccttcaatttattttattttctctctctttttcactttcagacataataataatactaatatATAGGAGGTGGATGTTTGgaattttggggaaaaaaaagaaatacctACCCTCATAAATAATTCtgttcttattatttttttcacatatgTCCTCAAAGGTTGTCAACATTTTGATAAAATGTGTGATTAcccattttggtttttatcCTGATTTGTGTTGAAGGCTTAATTGTAATGTTGAAAACCACTAATTAAGGTCCCAAATTTGgcacatatatatgtaagaGGGTGGCCTTTGCTGATTTTGTGTCCTCTTCTTTTGTCTGAATTTTGGGTGCAGATTGTGGCTTACTTAATGCTCACATCTGGTGCTGCAGTTATGGAGATACTGTCTTTGGCCTCCAATGGTGACAGGACAGTCTCATGGAGTGAAGCTTGTAGTTCTTATGGAAGATTCTGCAGTAGAATGAAGGTGGCCTTGGTTCTCCATGCCCTGGCCCTTTGCAGCTTCATTGTCTTAGCTGTGATTTCAGCTTATAGGGTCTTTAGCATGTTTGAGCCACCTGCTGCTTCTCATAAAGAGGTGGATGAAGAGAGGACTTAGATGGGTTTTCTTCCATAAATCTGaagaacataaaaagaaatatgatatatatatttatatgtatatctaTGAAATGATTAGTTTTGAAGTGTTTCCAAGTAGTTGGAATATCTGTCTTTCCAGATTAAAATAAAGGTCTAGGCTTCTAACACAAATCATCTTGTTTGACAAGTGGAGCCCTTTAGTGCACTAAAAGTCCATATTCTCACCTACCACACCCAAAGCTGAACTTTCCACCAACTTACTAGAGTGAAGATGAAGCTCCAAAAATTTGTCGGAAAGTAGTGTGACTCTCGTTTAAAATGCATTTCGTGCCAGCATTGAAAGAGATTTTAAGTtcgattttcttcttcttcatcgatcacaaaaacgaaaaaaatcaaaagtaacaatttttttactaTCAATTTAGTAGGTCACATGTAAAGGCATTATAATCTTTCTTGTCCACGCTCATTGAATCAGTTAAAATAATGCACTTACAGTCCAAGTAAACCCAAAGAATTTGGTTGCAAATTGATGTAATTAAATATTCGATCAAAACCACAAAGGTAAAATCGAATACATTGAAACCGCAGTACCTGAAAAAGATCCTAACATTTGCAGAAGGTCCATTTGATTGTTAGTACTACTAAActccaaatttatttatttggcacTACATCATTTACTCAAATCAGGACCAAATTTAAACTTCATTTCCAACAGACAAGAAGATCTTAACATGTGCATGAATTCTCCAATTATATAGTGAAGATCTTAGGTTGTCTTTTTTTACAGATTTCAGTACGATTCGCAGAAGAACGCCAAAGACCAAAGACAAATCTGTAAGTTGACTCCAGTTTTGGACATAAGTCCTTCTCCAACCAGGGAgacaaaatccaaaatttggaatttttagCCCAAAATCTTCTCTAATTTAtgtatttgaaaatttgggtTGACTGAAAAATAGGGCAGTATTTGGCCTGAGATTCCAGTCCAGGCGGAATTAACATTGCACTTCAATGGCTGCATTTCAAATGGGCTGctttcttttgctttgttttttgtttttttttttttcatatttaaaggCTAGAAATCAATGGCTGATATTAAAACTTGGCTggatcaacaacaaaaaagtaattcaatagttgaaatttaaattcaaaaggaaaaataagtaaatatattatcTAAGTTCGATACGATCTCAAAACACATcctaaactctataaatactcatcaatttgttattaaaaaaagagattaTATCATTctttaacaatttaataaaattacggactcaaattatgagtcctcaattttgaaggaaaaaacagTTAAAGtcataaaaatacataaataattgCATTTTAAAAGGTGAAATTTTGTATGAGTCCACAAAATTggaggaaaaataaataattgtatTTTGAAAGGTGAAATTTTGAGTTGGAATCGTCTaggttggagatggcctaacAAGTACAAATTAAAGCAAACTTGTTGAGCTTAGCATTATATTCGTTTTTTAGTCAGACTACCCAGTTCTATTTGTGGTCCATCGAAACTCGGCCCAATATGGAGCAGGATCAGAAAGGATCGCAGTCCAGATTAGTCCAAGGAGAACTCAACCAATTGTTGTTTGTGGCCCTCTGATCAGCAAACGAAACGACAACAACGACCGTCGTTTAGTGGAGAAGGTGAATGAGTGATGAGTGAAGAAATTTGCTTTCGGGATAAGTAGTAAAAGTAGTCACATTCTTTCTTTTGAGCAATATCAGTTTCCCGATCAAAGTTTTTCGCTTTCGTATTTCTTCagtttctctcctctctcgcTCGCAGattcttttcaaaatatttttcctttgcttGTTCTTCAGATATTCTGTGGTAAGAAGTTGCAGAAAAGAGAAgacttttttgctttttgtatCTTTCGATTaaccattttttttcaatcgGAAACCCTAATTCGGTTCTTTTTTCTATGCTGTGATCGGAACTCGGAAGTGCTAGCGAAACCGTCAAGACTTGTAATCCTCCATGGCTAAAAGCTCCTTCAAGCTGGAACACCCACTAggttctctctccctccctctctctccctctctgatGTGATTGATCTCGAGTTACATATGGGTTTTGTTGATTGAAAATTGGTCTCTTGCAATTTCCTTAATTTATGAACATAGTattgaaattttgttatttttatactGAATTAAGCTTCAACCTTTATCTTTCTTGATTTGGGTTATCTCTTCTTTTCccttattattttccttttcctttttgtttatatttatgAGTTGTATGATCTGTGTTGCTGATTTTCTGAGATTTAATTGAGAGATGAATTGTCAACCTCAGTATATgaattttacttttaatttgaattgttCTAGGCCTttctattttgattttctctGTGTTTGCCTTCTATAGAGTTAGCATCACTATAGTTCTGATATCTTCCAGTAGATCAGATCCTACaagcttatttatttttccttgttttattttaatttttttaattgttggtTCTTTCACCAGAAAGGAGGCAGGCAGAAGCTGCTCGGATCAGGGAGAAGTATCCTGACAGAATTCCGGTATGAATATCATTTACCATCAAGAGCCATCTGATAAAAAGGCTCATGGGGCAGTTAAAAACTAAGGCCTTTTAGAGCCTAAGCACAATGCAATTATAAAGTTTAACTTCTCAAAATGTTAATTAATACAAAACTTGGACCAAGAAAAGCTTGTTTGAGCCTTGAGCTTTGCAAAAAAACACGTGCTCTTGTGTTTGAGTTGTGCCTCTCTAAAGGGACTTCGTGAAGGTTGAAAATTCTTCAAGCAATACTCGTTTAACTTGGGGCTTGAAGTGTGGTGCATTTTTATAACACTTTCAAGACCCTTGTCCGTATGCTGTATTATACATAATTGTTCTTTAATTATgtgttcatcttcttttttctctatatAGGTTATTGTGGAGAAGGCTGAAAGAAGTGACATACCAGACATTGATAAGAAGAAGTCAGTCTTGtctttatttgtttcacatgtgctttatatatttctatttTGGTGGTTCCCAATTTTCTTAGTAATCAAGACTTCATACTGGCTTGTACgtgatataatttatttatttttcctgcTTGGATGAGTTATGCCATGATGCTTGCTTCCTGGTACTCTGCAATTTTCTAAAAGGTTTTCCTTTTAAAGAATGTGCACGTGTATGACACTTCTTTGGTAAGGTCAAGACTTGATACATGCTTCTATgttatagatttttttttccctgctTTGACGAGTTCTGCATGGGCTTGCTTGCTGGCACTTTACAATTTTCCAAGCCATTTTGAAAGAATGTGTGTGGTGTTGTTGGCTATATATGTCTTGCATGGGATTAAGTTAGACATTGCCAAACTATGGTTACATTATAGATTATTTCCTACATAGGGTGTTTCATGTGTATGATTAAGTGTTTACCGTGGAGCACAAACAAGTTATGTGTCTTTGATCTAGAAATTTAACTTCACATGTATCACTAGCCATCACGAGTTCTCACTTCATAATATTACCAGAAGAAATTAGGAAGAGCTAGTGTTTGCATTGAAGCTGAAATGTTAGTTTCTAACAAATGGACTTTTGATTGTTACACTCTCTGTAAAACATTCTTTTCACAGTGCACGATCTAATTCAATGGATTTTGTGTAATGATCAATGATCGAAACAGATATCTGGTTCCTGCTGATTTGACTGTTGGGCAGTTTGTTTATGTGGTTCGTAAGAGGATAAAACTCAGTGCTGAGAAggctatttttatatttgtcaagAACATTTTGCCACCCACTGGTAAGAATAATGCTCCAAAGATGTTTCATATATACTATAAATACCATCATCTGATGACCTATTTCTCAACATATGTTTGGTTTTGTGCTATTGCAGCTGCCATGATGTCTGCAATCTATGAGGAAAACAAAGATGAGGATGGTTTCCTTTACATGACCTACAGTGGCGAAAACACATTTGGTTAATCCCAGTGCAGTCAAGTTATTATGTAAATAAGACTTTTAAGAAGTACGAAATATTTGTAAATTCTCGGATTTCAACTTCTGCTATTGCAGTCCCAAATTTGAGGTTGCTCTTCGTATAATGCCTACCGTTAAAAGTTGGATCTATGACCTTATGCTGGAAATATCATATGGTTAATCCTTTTATGAGTTCAGTGAGTAAATTGTCGAATGCGtgatgtttatttttctttccaatttttcatgttttgcgTTTGTGTTTGATGATTCCCTACCTAGAGTGCCCTGATATCTATTGAATGTGCTTGGTGCTCAAACCCTACTGCAGATTCAATCTCTTCTTAAAGTGCTTGAACCACACTTTACTCCACCATTAGTGCTTGAACCAGACTCTACTCCACCATTCCTTCCATTCTCATTTAAGGTTGGTAAAATATGACTCAACTTCTCATTCTTTGAAGGACAACGAAATGCCACCAGCCGGTCCTGATCAACAAGGTCGAAGTCTGATACCTGTTTGGCGGCTAGGGCCAGACATGACCGCCACCAATGAAAATGGACTAACTGTCATGTCTCATGCTTTCGCAAGAGGCGATGACCATTATGTAGAACTTTGGAAAGTTTAGTTGTAGAATGACTTGCAGCATCATAATCATtctattccccaa belongs to Prunus persica cultivar Lovell chromosome G4, Prunus_persica_NCBIv2, whole genome shotgun sequence and includes:
- the LOC18778744 gene encoding CASP-like protein 2D1, coding for MRENLDENAPNFTSNLPVPALKLLDCSLRVSVIPLSIATIWLTVTNKQDNISYGKLEFSNFTGLKYMVCISTISAAYAFLATMASWIRCLVTKAWLFFVSDQIVAYLMLTSGAAVMEILSLASNGDRTVSWSEACSSYGRFCSRMKVALVLHALALCSFIVLAVISAYRVFSMFEPPAASHKEVDEERT
- the LOC18778878 gene encoding autophagy-related protein 8C; the protein is MAKSSFKLEHPLERRQAEAARIREKYPDRIPVIVEKAERSDIPDIDKKKYLVPADLTVGQFVYVVRKRIKLSAEKAIFIFVKNILPPTAAMMSAIYEENKDEDGFLYMTYSGENTFG